A stretch of Actinomycetota bacterium DNA encodes these proteins:
- the secF gene encoding protein translocase subunit SecF, with the protein MSKLGDLGNRLYRGEVSYDFVGRRRVWYIVSAVFLTLSIGTLSVAGLNLGIEFKGGAQYTVQVPNAATSDVTTARKAVEDAGSVAASVTIVGQDKLRVQTPSLTSEESTKVTNSLAAAFKTEQSKVTSQMVGPTWGAEVSKNAARALVVFLILVALFLSFYFEWPMAIAALTALVHDVLITVGVYALVGFEVTPATVIGFLTILGYSLYDTVVVFDKVRENTSGILSGSRMTYREAANLALNQTLVRSINTSIVALLPVFSILFIGITQLGPGTLNDLALSLFVGMLVGTYSSIFIATPFLVQIKERNPAVQAQANRVESRRKNTGGESGPAVLVESTRGVVSGPRQQRVKRTRSSRSGK; encoded by the coding sequence ATGTCAAAACTTGGCGATTTAGGTAATCGGCTCTACCGAGGGGAAGTCTCTTACGATTTCGTCGGCAGAAGGCGGGTTTGGTACATCGTTTCCGCAGTTTTCCTTACACTTTCCATCGGAACTTTATCCGTTGCTGGACTTAATTTAGGCATCGAGTTCAAAGGTGGTGCACAGTACACAGTTCAGGTGCCAAATGCTGCAACTTCAGATGTCACCACGGCGCGCAAGGCGGTAGAAGACGCCGGATCAGTAGCGGCTTCAGTGACAATTGTTGGTCAGGACAAATTGCGAGTCCAGACACCATCCTTAACATCGGAAGAATCAACAAAGGTAACAAATAGCTTGGCTGCAGCCTTTAAGACTGAGCAAAGTAAAGTTACCTCGCAGATGGTGGGGCCAACTTGGGGGGCTGAGGTCTCCAAGAATGCAGCCCGTGCTCTAGTAGTTTTTCTAATTTTGGTAGCACTGTTTTTGTCATTCTATTTTGAGTGGCCGATGGCGATTGCTGCTCTGACTGCACTAGTCCACGACGTTCTAATCACGGTTGGCGTTTATGCCTTAGTCGGTTTTGAAGTGACTCCTGCCACTGTAATTGGCTTTCTAACGATTCTGGGCTATTCGCTTTATGACACTGTCGTAGTTTTTGACAAAGTTCGAGAAAACACCAGTGGTATTTTGTCCGGCAGTCGTATGACTTATCGAGAAGCAGCCAATCTGGCTCTTAACCAAACTCTGGTGCGAAGTATTAATACTTCGATCGTTGCTTTGCTTCCGGTGTTTTCAATCCTGTTCATTGGAATTACCCAACTAGGACCTGGAACACTCAACGACCTTGCTTTGTCATTATTTGTCGGCATGCTAGTCGGTACCTACTCATCGATCTTCATAGCGACTCCATTCCTAGTTCAAATCAAGGAGCGCAATCCTGCGGTTCAAGCCCAAGCCAACCGTGTCGAATCTCGCCGCAAGAACACCGGAGGCGAGTCTGGACCAGCAGTGCTTGTCGAGAGCACTAGGGGAGTTGTCAGTGGCCCGCGCCAACAGAGAGTTAAGCGAACTCGGTCTTCCCGCTCTGGCAAGTAG
- a CDS encoding adenine phosphoribosyltransferase, translated as MDSQRARSTIVEIADYPEPGIIFKDVTPVFADAQAFAFVVNAMATEFKSADITAVVGIEARGFILGGALAHLMQVGFVPVRKLGKLPRQTYRADYVLEYGSDAIEIHTDSLSSADRVLIVDDVLATGGTVNATINVIEQTGATVVGFAVLLNLDFLGGASRICADHPEVRLISVLD; from the coding sequence ATGGATAGCCAACGCGCTCGTTCGACGATTGTTGAAATCGCCGATTATCCTGAGCCTGGAATCATTTTCAAAGATGTCACTCCGGTTTTTGCTGATGCACAGGCTTTCGCTTTTGTCGTAAATGCCATGGCAACCGAATTCAAATCAGCAGACATTACCGCTGTTGTCGGAATAGAGGCCAGGGGTTTCATACTCGGTGGCGCCTTAGCCCATCTCATGCAGGTCGGCTTCGTGCCTGTTAGGAAGCTGGGCAAACTACCTCGTCAGACATATCGCGCAGATTATGTACTTGAGTACGGCAGCGACGCTATTGAAATCCACACTGACTCCCTGTCCAGCGCAGATCGAGTGCTGATTGTTGACGATGTCTTAGCAACGGGCGGAACTGTAAACGCGACAATCAATGTCATCGAACAAACAGGTGCTACAGTCGTCGGTTTTGCGGTATTACTGAATTTGGACTTTTTAGGTGGAGCAAGTCGCATTTGCGCCGACCATCCTGAGGTGCGGTTAATCTCGGTGCTCGATTAA